The segment TTAAAAATGTAAAAAACCCTATTCCCTAGGCTTATTGAAATCCTACTCACGTCTTTCTCTCTCCTTCTCGTTGATTTAAGAAGGGCGATTCCTAACAAGTCCAAGCTCAATTAGCCATTTGGAGACAGCTTGGGCTGCAATTTTTTCACCGCGCCAATTCCAATGTAAATCAAAATGGTAATAAAGTTCCTGTCCCGCATTTTCTCGGAAAAGAGGGAGTAGAGAAAAATAAGGAATATTATTTTTTGCACATATGTCTGCAAGAAGGCGATTAGGGGTATCAAAATTAATCTCAGGGAGAAGCGATTTTGCATAATTTTCCGCGCCTTCATCCGTTGAAAAGTTACTTACTTCACGCAGACTTTTTATAACTTGAGCTTTAGAAGGAATTCCCACTACAACTAATTTAACATGGGCATTATTTTTTTTATTATAAGCATCAATAATTTTTTGAATAATATGAAGAGCTTCTTCCGTATTTTCAAGAGATTTTTGAATATCAGGATCAGGCTTGTCTTCTTGGTATGCAAACATTTTAAGCTCTGAGCGATCATAATACAGCATTTCAGTTTTCTCATGAAAATAGGGTCTTATACGGTCATAAATAAGCTTAAAACTAGGTGAATAAGACATGATAAAATCTTTAATGGATCTTAGATGCTCAATAATAAAAAACTTAAATTTTCCATCTGAAATATTTTTTGTGGGCGAAGAAAGATTTTCTTTTTTTAGAGGGCTGTCTAAACTTTCTTTTAAAGTTTGAAGTTGAGGTCCAAAGAAATTGTCATGGAAATCATTTCCAAGATAAAAATTTAAAACAACAATTTGGGGATGAATATGATCAAGAATATCTTTTAAAATATAAGCTTGATGGCAGGTTCCTGTTCCATCCATACCTGCATTATAAACACTCAAGCCTTCGTTTGTAAGAATTTGAGCATATGTATCTTTATCTTGTGTGTTGACAGCACATGTAAAACTATCTCCTAAAAGAAGAAGAGTTGGAGACTCCACAATAAGATTATTTCGAAATCCATATTTATCTGAATGGACAAGAAAGATATGTTTTTCTTCATTTATAATGTTTGTAAAAGTATCGGGTGGAAAATGCCAATAGTGATTTTTAAACTGATAGACAATAGCATTTAAAGGGGCGGGTGTGTTTTTTGAAGAATTAGCATAGTATCGACAAATTCCTTTATAAAAGTCAAAAAGAAGAAAAGGGAGAATGAATATAAGGATCCACTTTAAAATTTTTCTCATTGATTTTTCTCCTTAATCTAAATGGAATTGCGATTTATAATCTTCTTTCAAAAGAGGATTTTGTTTCTCTTTTTGAAGATAACAATTTCCTATGACAAGAATATCCATATCCGTTCCCATGAAACACCGAAAGGCATCGTTAGGTGTTAGAACGATAGGTTCTCCTCTTATATTGAAGCTTGTATTAACGAGAATACTGCATCCTGTTTTTTCTTTAAATTTTGAAAGAAGTTCATAAAATCTCAAATTTGTGTGTTTATGAACTGTTTGAATGCGAGCTGAGAAATCAACATGGGTAATGGCTGGAATGGAAGAACGGGGGATATTTAATTTCTCAATACCAAAGAGAGATTCATAATTTTCAGGCAACTTTGTTTGATGTTTCTTTAAAACGTCCGATACAATAAGCATATAAGGAGAAGAAGAATGAAGATCAAAATAAGAACTTACATCTTCGGCTAAGATAGCTGGTGCAAAGGGTCGGAAAGATTCTCTAAATTTAATTTTGAGATTCAATTTTTCTTGCATCTTAGAAGAACGGGCATCTGCAATGATGGATCTATTGCCAAGGGCACGCGGTCCAAATTCTGTTTTTCCTTGGAACCATCCAATAACATTTTCTTTAATTAAATCTTCGGTTACCGTTTCATATAGTTCATGATCTGTCAGCACTTCAAAATGTGCACCTAAAGAGGTGAGAGAAGAAATAATGTTTTCAGTGTCAAATTGAGGACCCAGGTAGCTTCCTTCCATTTTATCGATATGTGCATGCCGTTTATTGTTTTTGATTTGATAATATCCATAGAAAGCAGCACCCAAAGCTCCTCCAGCATCTCCTGCCGCAGGTTGAATGTAAATATTTTTAAAGATGTTTTCTTTAAGAAGCTTTCCGTTTGCAACGCAATTAAGAGCAACACCTCCTGCAAGGCAAAGATTTTGCTGACCAGTTTCTTTTTGAAGATTTGTTGCAAGCCTGATCACAGCTGTTTCAAGAACTTTTTGAATAGAAGCTGCTAAATCCATATCAAATTGCCTAAGGGGTGTTTCTGGTGTGCGGCGTGGCTCACCAAATAAAGCTTCAAATTTTTGATCATTTGTCATACGAAGTTCTGTACAAAAATCAAAGTAATCCATATTTAAACGGAAGCTGCCATCCTCTTTAAGATCAATGAGATTCTCAAGGATATGCGTTTCATATTTAGGATTCCCATAAGGAGCGAGCCCCATAAGTTTATATTCTCCAGAGTTGACCTTGAAGCCTGTATAATATGTAAAGGCGGAATAAAGGAGACCAAGGGAGTGGGGGAAATGAATTTCTTTAAAAATTTTTATCTCATTATGAGAACCTATAGCTGCACTTGTTGTAGTCCATTCACCAACACCATCCATGGTGAGAATAAGAGCCTCTTCAAAAGGAGAGGGGTAAAAAGCACTCGCAGCATGGGCCAAATGATGTTCTGTAAAAAGAAGACGTGACGCGCTAAATTTAGGATCAAATTTTTTGAGATGTTTCAAAAGGTTATTTTTTTGAAAAAGCTTATCTTTAATCCAAAGGGGCATGGCTTGTCTAAAAGAAGAAAATCCGCGTGGCGCATAGTCCATATATGTTTCAAAAAGGCGTTCAAATTTAATAAAAGGTTTATCATAAAAAACAACATAATCAACAGCGCTTAATTCTATCTTTGCGGCTTGAAGACAAAATTCAACTGCATTATGAGGAAAAGAGGCATCATGTTTTATGCGTGTAAAACGCTCTTCTTGTGCAGCAGCAATAATTTCTTCATTTTCAACAAGAACTGCTGCGCTATCGTGATAAAATCCTGAAATCCCTAACACACGCATGACTTTGTGTTCTCCTAAAATAAGGTATAAACGAAGGGTGAAATTAGAGAATATTCTGATAAGATGATTAAAATACCAAAAATAAGTAATACAATGATAATAGGAAGAAGCTTCCATTTTTTGCGTTTAAAAAAATATGAAAAAAGTTCCG is part of the Pseudomonadota bacterium genome and harbors:
- a CDS encoding carbamoyltransferase, coding for MRVLGISGFYHDSAAVLVENEEIIAAAQEERFTRIKHDASFPHNAVEFCLQAAKIELSAVDYVVFYDKPFIKFERLFETYMDYAPRGFSSFRQAMPLWIKDKLFQKNNLLKHLKKFDPKFSASRLLFTEHHLAHAASAFYPSPFEEALILTMDGVGEWTTTSAAIGSHNEIKIFKEIHFPHSLGLLYSAFTYYTGFKVNSGEYKLMGLAPYGNPKYETHILENLIDLKEDGSFRLNMDYFDFCTELRMTNDQKFEALFGEPRRTPETPLRQFDMDLAASIQKVLETAVIRLATNLQKETGQQNLCLAGGVALNCVANGKLLKENIFKNIYIQPAAGDAGGALGAAFYGYYQIKNNKRHAHIDKMEGSYLGPQFDTENIISSLTSLGAHFEVLTDHELYETVTEDLIKENVIGWFQGKTEFGPRALGNRSIIADARSSKMQEKLNLKIKFRESFRPFAPAILAEDVSSYFDLHSSSPYMLIVSDVLKKHQTKLPENYESLFGIEKLNIPRSSIPAITHVDFSARIQTVHKHTNLRFYELLSKFKEKTGCSILVNTSFNIRGEPIVLTPNDAFRCFMGTDMDILVIGNCYLQKEKQNPLLKEDYKSQFHLD
- a CDS encoding SGNH/GDSL hydrolase family protein, encoding MRKILKWILIFILPFLLFDFYKGICRYYANSSKNTPAPLNAIVYQFKNHYWHFPPDTFTNIINEEKHIFLVHSDKYGFRNNLIVESPTLLLLGDSFTCAVNTQDKDTYAQILTNEGLSVYNAGMDGTGTCHQAYILKDILDHIHPQIVVLNFYLGNDFHDNFFGPQLQTLKESLDSPLKKENLSSPTKNISDGKFKFFIIEHLRSIKDFIMSYSPSFKLIYDRIRPYFHEKTEMLYYDRSELKMFAYQEDKPDPDIQKSLENTEEALHIIQKIIDAYNKKNNAHVKLVVVGIPSKAQVIKSLREVSNFSTDEGAENYAKSLLPEINFDTPNRLLADICAKNNIPYFSLLPLFRENAGQELYYHFDLHWNWRGEKIAAQAVSKWLIELGLVRNRPS